AACCGACCATCGATGGCGTTGCGCTGCCCGGTCAGCTCCGCGATCTCCGCGAACAACGCATCCAGCCGCGGCTCGACGTAATTCTCGGCGAAAGATGTTGTCGGGGGCGGCATACCAACATTCTCGCAGAGGGGTCCGACAAGTTCCGAGCCTGCGCACCGCAACGGGGTACGATCCGTTCAGACCAAGGTCCCGCCGTCGACGCGCAGCACCGCCCCGGTGACATAGGAGGCCCGGTCGCTGAGCAGCCAGGCCGCAGCCTCGGCGATCTCCTCGGGTGCCGCCGCCCGTCCCAACGGGGTCTGGGCCACCAGATCGTCGATCACACCGGGACTTTCGGCATCCCAATCTCGGATCATCTCGGTCAGCGTGGTCCCGGGGGTGATGGCATTGACCCGGATTCCCTCCGGCCCGTAGGTGATTGCCGCCGATTCGGTCAGACTGTTCACCGCGCGCTTCATCGCGCCGTACGCCGGCAGCGCCGGGTTGCCGCGCAGACTGCCCACACTGGAGGTGTTCACGATGGCGCCGGACCCGGAGGTGGCCCGGATGGCGGCGACCTGGGCGCTGATCGCCAGCCAGACACCCTTGAGGTTGACCGAGTAGACGTGATCGAAGTCGGCCTCGGTCACCGTGTCGAGCGGCCCGGGTGACGTGTTGACGGCCCCGTTGTTGAAGGCGATGTCCAGCCGGCCCCACAGGTCGAGGGCGCGCTGCACGGCAGCGTGCACACTGGCGCCGTCGGCGAGGTCGCACACGATGTAGTCGGCGGTGCCACCGGCCGCCCGGATGTCCTCGGTGACCGTCTTGAGTTGGCTCTCGGTCCTGGCGGCCAACAGCACCGTCGCACCTTCCCGGGCGAACAGTCGTGCCGCGGCGGCGCCGATGCCGCGCCCGGCGCCGGAGATGAATGCAACTTTGTCGGCCAGCAGGCCCGTCTTCGTCGTCATGGTGTCGAGCCTGCGCCCGGGCCGGAGTTCGGATCCAGGTACCACCGATACCTGGCTGCGATCGGTCCCGGTCCGGACAATGGGGACGTGGACAAACGTGAGTTGGGGGCGTTCCTGCGCAGCAGGCGGGAGCGGATCGCCCCCGCCGATGTGGGCCTGCCGGCGGGCCCGCGTCGGCACACCCCGGGCCTGCGCCGCGACGAGGTCGCTCATCTGGCCTTCATCTCCACCGAGTACTACACCCGCCTCGAGCAGGCCCGCGCGCCGCACCCCTCCCGGGAGGTGCTCGAGGGGCTGACCCGCGCGCTGCGGTTGACCGACAGCGAGCGCGCTCATCTGCACCTGCTGGCCGGTGTCGAACCGCAGCGCCCGGTGGGCCCGCCGCGGGCGGTGCGCCAGAGCATCCTGGATCTGCTGTACCGGCTGCCTCAGGCGGCGGCGATCGTGCTGTCGGCGACCCACGAGGTGCTGGCCTGGAATGATCTGGCCTGCGCGCTGATGGAGGACTTCTCGGCGCTGCCGCGCCGGGACCGCAATCTGCTGCGCCGGGTGTTTCTGGGGCCGAAGGGGCCGGGTGGGCGACGGCTTTACGGGGTGTCCGACGTCGACGAGTTCGCGCGTACCAGTGCCAAGCAGCTGCGTGCGGCAGCGGCCCGCTACCCCGACGATCCCGAGGTCGCCGGCCTCGTGGAGGAGCTGCTTTCCGGTAGCGAGGAGTTCAGGACGCTGTGGGAGTCGCACGACATCGTCGACCGGGTGGCGCTGTGTAAGACGTTCGCGCATCCGGTGGTCGGGGCGGTGTCGGTGAACTGCGATGTGCTCGACATCGCCGACCGCGATCAGCAGGTGGTGATTTATACCGCGCAGCCGGGATCACCGTCGGAGGAGGCGCTGCGGCTGCTGTCGGTGCTGGGGACTCAGCGGATGGATGCGCCCGGCTGACTGTCGAACACATGTTCGATATACTGCCGGTGTGGGGTGGAACGATGGGCCGTCGACATGGCCCGAGATGGAGCGGGTGCTGAACGGCAGGCCCCGCCCCGGCAAGAAGCCGCCGCGCTCCGGCCTGCCGCTGGCACCCCCGGGCGACGGTGGTGACAGTCCCGCCTGGTCCCGCAAGCGCGGCGCCTACGAATCCGCCGGAAAGGCGCGGGAACGCTCGGCGGTCCCGTACGCCGAACTGCACGCGCATTCGGCCTACAGCTTCCTGGACGGGGCCGGCACCCCGGAGGAACTGGTGGAGGAGGCGGCCCGGCTGGACCTGCGGGCCATCGCGCTGACCGACCACGACGGTCTCTACGGCGTGGTGCGGTTCGCCGAGGCCGCCCGCGAGCTGGGCATGTCCACCGTCTTCGGCGCCGAACTGTCGCTGGGCAATGTGCCGCGCACCGAGCAGCCCGACCCACCCGGCCCGCATCTGCTGGTGCTGGCCCGCGGTCCGGAGGGCTACCGGCGGCTGTCCCGCCAGATCTCGGCGGCACATCTGGCCGGCGGGGAGAAGGGTAAGCCGCGGTATGACTTCGACACGCTGACCGAGGCCGCCGGCGGGCACTGGCACATCCTCACCGGCTGTCGTAAAGGTCATGTGCAACAAGCCTTTACCCAAGGCGGCCCGGACGCTGCGGGCCGCGCGCTGGCCGATCTGGTGGACCGGTTCGGCGCCGACCGGGTCAGCGTCGAACTCACCCATCACGGCCACCCGGCCGATGACGAACGCAATGCGGCGCTGGCCGCGCTGGCACCGCGCTACGGCGTGAACGTGGTCGCCACCACCGGGGCGCACTTCGCGGCCCCGTCCCGCGGCCGGCTGGCAATGGCGATGGCGGCCATCCGGGCCCGCAATTCGATGGACGCCGCAGCCGGCTGGCTGGCGCCGCTGGGCGGGGCGCATCTGCGGTCGGGGGAGGAGATGTCCCGGCTCTTCGGTCCCGGCATCGTGACCGCAGCCGCCGACCTGGGGGAGCAGTGCGCCTTCGGTCTGGCGCTGATCGCCCCGCAACTGCCGCCGTTCGACGTGCCGGACGGGCACACCGAATCGAGCTGGCTGCGCAAACTGGTGCGCGACGGCGCCCGGGAACGCTACGGCCCGCCGGAGCGGGCGCCCAAGGCCTACGCGCAGATCGAACACGAGCTGGCGATCATCGACAAACTGGACTTTCCCGGCTATTTCCTGGTGGTGCACGACATCACCCGGTTCTGCCGGGAGAGCGCCATCCTGTGCCAGGGTCGGGGATCGGCGGCCAATTCGGCGGTCTGCTACGCGCTCAAGGTCACCAACGTCGACCCGATCGCCAACGAGTTGCTGTTCGAACGATTCCTGTCGCCGGCCCGGGACGGCCCTCCGGACATCGACATCGACATCGAATCGGACCTGCGCGAGAACGTCATCCAGTACGTCTATGACCGTTACGGCCGTGACTACGCCGCCCAGGTCGCCAACGTCATCACCTATCGGGGGCGCAGCGCCATCCGCGACATGGCCCGGGCGCTGGGCTTCTCGCAGGGCCAGCAGGACGCCTGGAGCAAGCAGATCAGCCGGTGGAACGGGTTGGCCGACTCACCCGATGTGGAGGACATTCCCGAGCAGGTGGTGGAGCTGGCCACCCAGATCTCCAACCTGCCCCGGCACATGGGTATCCACTCCGGCGGCATGGTGATCTGCGACCGCCCGATCGCCGATGTGTGTCCGGTGGAGTGGGCCCGCATGGCGAACCGCAGTGTGCTGCAGTGGGACAAAGACGACTGCGCGGCAATCGGTCTGGTGAAGTTCGACCTGCTCGGGCTCGGCATGCTGTCGGCTCTGCACTACGCCATCGATCTGGTGCGCGAGCACAAGGGCATCGAGGTGGACCTGTCGAAGCTGGATCTGTCCGAGCCGGCGGTCTACGAGATGCTGCGGCGCGCTGATTCGGTCGGGGTGTTCCAGGTCGAGTCCCGCGCGCAGATGGCCACCCTGCCCAGGCTCAAACCGAGGATCTTCTACGACCTGGTGGTCGAGGTCGCCCTGATCCGTCCCGGCCCCATCCAGGGCGGGTCGGTGCACCCGTACATCAAGCGGCGCAACGGTATCGAACCGGTCGTCTACGATCACCCGTCGATGGAGCCGGCGTTGCGCAAAACCCTCGGTGTGCCGTTGTTCCAGGAGCAGCTGATGCAGTTGGCGGTGGATTGTGCCGGGTTCACCCCGGCCGAGGCGGATCAGCTGCGCCGGGCGATGGGCTCGAAACGATCGACCGAGAAGATGCGCCGGCTGCGCGACCGGTTCTACCAGGGCATGCGGGACCGGCACGGCATCACCGGTGCGGTGGCCGAGAAGATCTACGAGAAGCTGGAAGCGTTCGCCAATTTCGGTTTCCCGGAGAGTCATTCGCTGAGCTTCGCCTCGCTGGTGTTCTACTCGTCGTGGTTCAAGTTGCACCATCCGGCGGTGTTCTGCGCGGCGCTGTTACGGGCTCAGCCGATGGGTTTCTACTCGCCGCAGTCGTTGGTGGCCGATGCCCGCCGGCACGGGGTGGCCGTACACGGGCCGGACGTCAACGCCGCCCTGGCACATGCGACCTGTGAGAACGACGGGCTGGATGTGCGGATGGGCCTGGGCAGTGTCCGGTACATCGGCGACGAACTGGCGCAACGGATCGTCGACGATCGGACGGCGAACGGGCCGTTCGCATCCCTGCTGGATCTTACTGCCCGAGTGCAGCTTTCGGTGCCGCAGACCGAGGCGCTGGCGACCGCGGGTGCGCTCGGCTGTTTCGGGATCACCCGTCGCGAAGGGCTGTGGGCCGCAGGCGCGGCGGCCGCGGAGCGTCCGGACCGGTTACCGGGAGTGGGGTCGTCCTCACACATTCCGCCGCTGCCGGGGATGAGCGCGCTGGAACTGGCGGCCGCCGACGTGTGGGCCACCGGTGTCTCCCCGGACAGCTACCCCACCCAGTTCCTGCGCGAGGATCTGGCGGCGATGGGTGTCGTGCCCGCCGCCGAGTTGCTGACGGTGCCCGACGGCACCCGGATCCTGGTGGCCGGTGCGGTGACCCACCGGCAGCGTCCGGCCACCGCGCAGGGCGTCACCTTCGTCAACCTGGAGGACGAGACCGGCATGGTCAACGTGCTGTGTGCGCCGGGGGTGTGGGCCCGGCACCGCAAGCTGGCGCAGAGCGCCCCGGCGCTGATCATCCGGGGCATCGTGCAGAACGCCACCGGTGCGGTCACCGTGCTGGCCGACCGGATGAGCCCGGTAGACCTGAAGGTGCGGTCCCGGTCCCGGGACTTCCAGTGAGCCGGACTACCGGCTAACCCCCATCACAGAGTGCGGGGAGGCGCAGGGGTCATTGGCGGTGAGCAGTGATGTTCGCACGGCAAAACAGGACCAGAGTCATCACCAGCGCTTATCAGCAACCGCCGGTAGGCCGAGTCCATTCCCTCCCACGAAAGCTGGTGAATCCGATGACCACCGAACCCACCATCCAAGACGTCACCTTCGATCTGCTCCGCACACTGGGCATCACCACGGTGTTCGGTAACCCGGGCTCCACGGAAGAGACCTTTCTGCAGGACTTCCCGGAGGATTTCACCTACGTCCTCGCCCTGCAGGAGGCCTCCGCGCTGGCCATGGCCGACGGCTTCTCCCAGGCCACTGGCAAGCCGGCCCTGGTCAACCTGCACACCGCCGCCGGCACCGGTAACGCGATGGGCAGCCTGGTCGCCGCCTACCGCGCCAACACCCCGCTGATCGTCACCGCGGGCCAGCAGACCCGCGAGATGTCGGTCATCGATCCCTACCTGAACAACCCGGACGCCACCGAGATGCCCAAACCGTGGGTCAAGTGGTCCTACGAGCCGGTGCGCCCCGAGGACGTGCCCGCCGCCTTCATGCAGGCCTACGCGGTCGCCATGCAGGAGCCCAAAGGGCCGGTGTACCTGTCGATTCCGCTGGACGACTGGCAGAAGCCGGCACTGGGCCCGGCCGTGGTGCGCAGCATCAGCGAGCACACCGCCCCCGACGGCGCCCGGCTGCGCGAGTTTGCCGACCGGATCAACCGCGCCCAGAACCCGGTGCTGGTCCTGGGCCCCGAGGTGGACCGGGCCGGCGGCTGGGACGCGGGCATCGCGTTCGCCGAGAAGCTGGGCGCCCCGGTGCACGGCAGCGCGCTGAGCGACCGGTGCTCGTTCCCCGAGACCCACCCGCTGTATGCCGGTCCGCTGCCGCTGACCATCGACGAGACCAACAAGGCCCTGCGCGGGCATGACCTCGTCATCGTCATCGGCGCCCAGGTCTTCCGCTACTACCCCTACGTGGCGGGGGACTACCTGCCCGAGGGCGCCGAGCTCATCCAGGTCACCGTCGACCCGCATCTGGCGGCCGTCGCCCCGGTCGGTGACAGCCTGGTCGGCGATCCCCGCATCGCCCTGGAACAACTGGTCGAGATGATCGACGTGCCCGTCGGCCGCACCCCGCCGGCCCCGTTGAACCGGGACCGCGACGTGCAGACCTCCGCCCCGTCGGAGCCGCTGACGGCCGACGAGGTCTACCACACCCTGAGCACCGTCAAGCCCGACGACGCCGCGGTCGTCATGGAGTCCACCTCGACGCTGGCCGAACTGCTGCAGTGGCTGCCCACCAGCCGGCGGGAGAGCTTCTTCGCCACCGGCAGCGGCGGGATCGGCTGGGGTGTCCCGGCCGCGGTCGGCCTGGCGCTCGGTGACCGCGAGCGGGGCGTCGACCGGCACATCGTCGCCACCATCGGCGACGGGTCGTTCCAGTACTCCATCCAGGCGATCTGGACGGCCGCCCAGCACAAGTTGCCGATCGTCTTCGTCGTGCTGCGCAACGGCGCGTACGCGATCCTGAAGTCCTTCGCAGAGCTCGAAGAGACCCCCAACGTCCCGGCGCTGGATCTGCCCGGACTCGACATCGGCTCGCTGGCAACCGGATTCGGATGCCGGACCGCCAACGTCAGCACCACCGAAGAACTCGCCCGCGAGTTCAAGGAGGCCGTGGCGGCCGAGGGCCCCACCGTCCTGGTGGTCCCGACGCAGCAGGAGATGCCGCATCTCGGATAACGATCCATCGGTGGCCCGGCGGGGGAGACCCCGCCGGGCTCCCACCCCCTCACTCACTTTTCAGGAGCACGTCATGCCCATCTACACCTGCACCACAGCGCGGGACACCCTGTCCGGTGACGACAAGGCCACCCTGGCCGGCGAGATCACCCGGATCCACTCCGAGATCAACCACGTGCCCAGCACCTACGTCAACGTCATCTTCAACGAGCTGCCGACCGACGCCGTCTACACCGACGCCAAGCCCTCCCGCCCGCTGCTGATCACCGGGTGGGTGCGCGACGGTCATCCCGAAGCCGAAACCACCCGGCTGGCCACCGAGGTCGCCGCCGCGGCCACCCGGGTCACCGGCATCCCGGCTGAGCGGGTGCTGGTCGTCTTCGAATCCAGCCCGGCCCATTACGCCGTGGAAGGAGGGCGGGTGCTGCCCGCCCCCGGGGAGGAAGCGGCCTGGATCGCGGCGGCGGGCCACTAGTGGGCGGTACGCCTCAGGCTTCGGGTGTCGTCCACACCTTGTCGATGCTGATCCGCAACCGGGCGCCGTAGCCGGACATCGACTCGGTCAACCCGAACTGATCCGCGGCCGGGCCGTACTTCGCCCAATAGGACCCGTCCTCGCGGGGATCGGCGTCCTCGGCATCCACTCGCGCCTGCCCACCGAGCACGATGATCCCGCCGCCGTGACCGTCGGAATCGAGGTTCAGGCTGACCTGCGGGTGCTCCCGGACATGACGCACCTTGGCCGATCCCGGCGCGGTGTAGACGACGATCTCGGCGCCGTCGAAGAAGAACCACACCAGTTTCGGCACCGGCATCCCGGATTTCGTGACGGTGGTCAGCCACCCGTAGTGGTCGGACACCAGGCGTTCGGTGACTTCCTGAGTCAGGTTTGCAGTCATGTACGCGAATGTAGTCTCGCGGTATGACACTCAACCTGACTGCGGAAGAAGTCCTGACCACCACGCGTTCGGTGCGTAAGCGACTCGACTTCGACAAGCCGGTGCCCCGCGAGGTCCTGCTGGAATGCCTCGACATCGCGCTGCAGGCGCCGACAGGTTCCAATGCGCAAGGGTGGCAATGGGTTTTCGTCGAGGATCCGGCCAAGAAGAAGGCGCTGGCCGACATCTACCGCGCTGCCGCCAACCCCTACCTCGCCGCACCCAAGCCGGAGCGCGGCGACATCCGCGACGAGCAGATCGACCGGGTGATCGGGTCGGCCCAGTTCCTGACCGACAACTTCGAGAAGGCGCCGGTGCTGTTGGTGCCGTGTCTGGAGGGTCGCCCCGACGGCGCCCCGGCCGGCCTGAGCGCCTCCTACTGGGGTTCGCTGCTGCCGGCGGTGTGGAG
This region of Mycolicibacterium diernhoferi genomic DNA includes:
- a CDS encoding SDR family NAD(P)-dependent oxidoreductase, whose translation is MTTKTGLLADKVAFISGAGRGIGAAAARLFAREGATVLLAARTESQLKTVTEDIRAAGGTADYIVCDLADGASVHAAVQRALDLWGRLDIAFNNGAVNTSPGPLDTVTEADFDHVYSVNLKGVWLAISAQVAAIRATSGSGAIVNTSSVGSLRGNPALPAYGAMKRAVNSLTESAAITYGPEGIRVNAITPGTTLTEMIRDWDAESPGVIDDLVAQTPLGRAAAPEEIAEAAAWLLSDRASYVTGAVLRVDGGTLV
- a CDS encoding helix-turn-helix transcriptional regulator produces the protein MDKRELGAFLRSRRERIAPADVGLPAGPRRHTPGLRRDEVAHLAFISTEYYTRLEQARAPHPSREVLEGLTRALRLTDSERAHLHLLAGVEPQRPVGPPRAVRQSILDLLYRLPQAAAIVLSATHEVLAWNDLACALMEDFSALPRRDRNLLRRVFLGPKGPGGRRLYGVSDVDEFARTSAKQLRAAAARYPDDPEVAGLVEELLSGSEEFRTLWESHDIVDRVALCKTFAHPVVGAVSVNCDVLDIADRDQQVVIYTAQPGSPSEEALRLLSVLGTQRMDAPG
- a CDS encoding error-prone DNA polymerase; translated protein: MGWNDGPSTWPEMERVLNGRPRPGKKPPRSGLPLAPPGDGGDSPAWSRKRGAYESAGKARERSAVPYAELHAHSAYSFLDGAGTPEELVEEAARLDLRAIALTDHDGLYGVVRFAEAARELGMSTVFGAELSLGNVPRTEQPDPPGPHLLVLARGPEGYRRLSRQISAAHLAGGEKGKPRYDFDTLTEAAGGHWHILTGCRKGHVQQAFTQGGPDAAGRALADLVDRFGADRVSVELTHHGHPADDERNAALAALAPRYGVNVVATTGAHFAAPSRGRLAMAMAAIRARNSMDAAAGWLAPLGGAHLRSGEEMSRLFGPGIVTAAADLGEQCAFGLALIAPQLPPFDVPDGHTESSWLRKLVRDGARERYGPPERAPKAYAQIEHELAIIDKLDFPGYFLVVHDITRFCRESAILCQGRGSAANSAVCYALKVTNVDPIANELLFERFLSPARDGPPDIDIDIESDLRENVIQYVYDRYGRDYAAQVANVITYRGRSAIRDMARALGFSQGQQDAWSKQISRWNGLADSPDVEDIPEQVVELATQISNLPRHMGIHSGGMVICDRPIADVCPVEWARMANRSVLQWDKDDCAAIGLVKFDLLGLGMLSALHYAIDLVREHKGIEVDLSKLDLSEPAVYEMLRRADSVGVFQVESRAQMATLPRLKPRIFYDLVVEVALIRPGPIQGGSVHPYIKRRNGIEPVVYDHPSMEPALRKTLGVPLFQEQLMQLAVDCAGFTPAEADQLRRAMGSKRSTEKMRRLRDRFYQGMRDRHGITGAVAEKIYEKLEAFANFGFPESHSLSFASLVFYSSWFKLHHPAVFCAALLRAQPMGFYSPQSLVADARRHGVAVHGPDVNAALAHATCENDGLDVRMGLGSVRYIGDELAQRIVDDRTANGPFASLLDLTARVQLSVPQTEALATAGALGCFGITRREGLWAAGAAAAERPDRLPGVGSSSHIPPLPGMSALELAAADVWATGVSPDSYPTQFLREDLAAMGVVPAAELLTVPDGTRILVAGAVTHRQRPATAQGVTFVNLEDETGMVNVLCAPGVWARHRKLAQSAPALIIRGIVQNATGAVTVLADRMSPVDLKVRSRSRDFQ
- the mdlC gene encoding benzoylformate decarboxylase, which gives rise to MTTEPTIQDVTFDLLRTLGITTVFGNPGSTEETFLQDFPEDFTYVLALQEASALAMADGFSQATGKPALVNLHTAAGTGNAMGSLVAAYRANTPLIVTAGQQTREMSVIDPYLNNPDATEMPKPWVKWSYEPVRPEDVPAAFMQAYAVAMQEPKGPVYLSIPLDDWQKPALGPAVVRSISEHTAPDGARLREFADRINRAQNPVLVLGPEVDRAGGWDAGIAFAEKLGAPVHGSALSDRCSFPETHPLYAGPLPLTIDETNKALRGHDLVIVIGAQVFRYYPYVAGDYLPEGAELIQVTVDPHLAAVAPVGDSLVGDPRIALEQLVEMIDVPVGRTPPAPLNRDRDVQTSAPSEPLTADEVYHTLSTVKPDDAAVVMESTSTLAELLQWLPTSRRESFFATGSGGIGWGVPAAVGLALGDRERGVDRHIVATIGDGSFQYSIQAIWTAAQHKLPIVFVVLRNGAYAILKSFAELEETPNVPALDLPGLDIGSLATGFGCRTANVSTTEELAREFKEAVAAEGPTVLVVPTQQEMPHLG
- a CDS encoding tautomerase family protein, with protein sequence MPIYTCTTARDTLSGDDKATLAGEITRIHSEINHVPSTYVNVIFNELPTDAVYTDAKPSRPLLITGWVRDGHPEAETTRLATEVAAAATRVTGIPAERVLVVFESSPAHYAVEGGRVLPAPGEEAAWIAAAGH
- a CDS encoding TIGR03667 family PPOX class F420-dependent oxidoreductase, with translation MTANLTQEVTERLVSDHYGWLTTVTKSGMPVPKLVWFFFDGAEIVVYTAPGSAKVRHVREHPQVSLNLDSDGHGGGIIVLGGQARVDAEDADPREDGSYWAKYGPAADQFGLTESMSGYGARLRISIDKVWTTPEA
- a CDS encoding nitroreductase family protein yields the protein MTLNLTAEEVLTTTRSVRKRLDFDKPVPREVLLECLDIALQAPTGSNAQGWQWVFVEDPAKKKALADIYRAAANPYLAAPKPERGDIRDEQIDRVIGSAQFLTDNFEKAPVLLVPCLEGRPDGAPAGLSASYWGSLLPAVWSFMLALRTRGLGSAWTTLHLLGDGEKQAAEVLGIPFDQYAQGGLFPIAYTKGTDFKKAKRLPAENFAHWDTW